A portion of the Thunnus albacares chromosome 5, fThuAlb1.1, whole genome shotgun sequence genome contains these proteins:
- the phf8 gene encoding histone lysine demethylase PHF8, which yields MASVPVYCLCRLPYDVTRFMIECDICQDWFHGSCVGVEEDKAAEIDLYHCPNCQVTHGPSVMRKRRGGNKQTDGGGVGGRDPSQPVKTGSPQFVRELRSRTFPNADEVLLKPSGAQLTVEFLEEHSFSVPVMVLRRDGLGMTLPPSSFCVSDVEHYIGSDKEIDVIDVSRQCDLKMRLGDFVEYYNSPNRDRVLNVISLEFSETRLSNLVETPKIVRKLSWVENLWPEESVFERPNVQKYCLMGVKDSYTDFHIDFGGTSVWYHVLRGEKIFYLVSPTPANLALFERWSSSSSQNEMFFGDQVDMCYKCSVKQGNTLFIPTGWIHAVLTPVDCLAFGGNFLHSLNIDMQLRAYEIEKRLSTADLFRFPNFETVCWYVGKHLLDTFRGLRENRRHPATYLVHGAKALNNAFRSWTRKEALAEHEVEIPETINTQTLVKDLAKEIRLVEDIFQQNIGRTGPQFPGSPLSKPPLTTSQNSGRPPGKKKGPKPKEVIGGLGPPGNKKKNQKGLLKAEAGELDLLEIHTKHTLKKFQPGKSKNKNKLELPLEEFEGKLNKSKLKLVLTNGKIQGKKEGNNNGAGSAGNFKHLAMEGSSLSDLESEDELQIDETPPPRRKLAGSSKKKKLSGLPRKLPRAKPCSDPNRIREPGEVDFDIEEDYTTDEEALAAHGVKGGAGGILDLLKASKQVAGLDSAALSEEAPASPSTRDAIQGMLSMANPPSSSSSSSSSSPLSISGGLTEGLGAVKEKGGRAVWVTGGVKKTGSPEKKPVIQRPGKRPIKRPARHLSDEESPDEQETLGTCFKDSDYVYPSLESDEEDHANKAKMKRKKNWDDTPWSPKARVMPTLPKQERPAREGARVASVETGLAAAAAKLAQQEQQKPAKRKYTKKQRPPAPVATPPPVQTEPAPPSPPPAPESAPDFSPDRRMDYYSASLLDHEYTAGPGPFGPGGPRGSGAMAPGVFLTSRRPSLSPQNSSSHSGASPAGPASQGITGVGQGKRPKKGLATAKQRLGKILKIHRNGKLLL from the exons ATGGCATCGGTGCCAGTGTACTGCTTGTGTCGCCTCCCATATGATGTGACACGCTTCATGATTGAGTGTGACATTTGTCAAGACTGGTTCCATGGCAG CTGTGTTGGAGTAGAGGAGGACAAAGCAGCTGAGATTGACCTGTATCACTGCCCCAACTGTCAGGTCACCCATGGGCCATCTGTCA TGCGCAAACGCCGTGGAGGCAATAAGCAGACAGACGGAGGTGGTGTTGGAGGAAGAGATCCAAGTCAGCCTGTTAAGACCGGCAGCCCACAGTTTGTTAGGGAGCTACGGAGTCGCACCTTTCCAAA TGCGGATGAAGTCTTGCTAAAGCCGTCTGGGGCCCAGCTGACAGTGGAGTTTCTTGAAGAGCATTCATTCAGTGTTCCTGTCATGGTGCTGAGGCGGGATGGTTTAGGCATGACCCTGCCCCCTTCATCATTCTGCGTCAGTGATGTAGAACACTACATCG GTTCAGACAAAGAGATCGATGTGATTGACGTGTCTCGCCAATGTGATCTGAAGATGCGGTTGGGAGACTTTGTTGAATACTACAACAGCCCCAACAGAGACAGAGTGCTGAATGTCATCAGCCTGGAGTTCTCTGAGACCAG GCTCTCAAACTTGGTGGAGACTCCAAAGATTGTGAGGAAACTGTCGTGGGTTGAAAACCTCTGGCCTGAAGAGTCCGTGTTTGAACGACCCAATGTGCAGAAGTATTGTCTAATGGGAGTGAAGGATAGCTACACAGACTTCCACATTGACTTTGGAGGTACCTCAGTATGGTACCATGTTCTGAGG GGTGAGAAAATCTTCTACCTAGTTTCCCCCACCCCAGCCAACCTGGCACTTTTTGAGCGGTGGAGCTCCTCATCCAGCCAGAACGAGATGTTCTTTGGAGACCAGGTCGATATGTGTTACAAGTGCTCTGTCAAACAAGGAAACACCTTGTTCATACCAACAG GGTGGATTCATGCTGTGCTGACTCCAGTGGACTGTCTGGCCTTTGGAGGAAACTTTTTGCATAGTCTTAACATCGACATGCAGCTTCG GGCATATGAAATAGAGAAGAGATTAAGCACTGCAGACTTGTTCAGATTTCCCAACTTTGAGACTGTGTGCTGGTATGTTGGAAAGCATCTTCTTGATACCTTTAGAG GATTGAGAGAAAACCGCAGACACCCTGCCACATACCTGGTTCACGGAGCGAAGGCCCTGAACAACGCCTTCCGCAGCTGGACCCGTAAAGAG GCTTTAGCAGAACATGAAGTGGAGATTCCAGAAACCATCAATACCCAGACACTAGTGAAGGACCTGGCCAAGGAGATTCGTCTGGTTGAG GACATCTTTCAGCAAAACATCGGCCGTACCGGACCTCAGTTTCCTGGTTCGCCACTCTCTAAACCTCCCCTGACCACCTCTCAAAATTCAGGACGTCCCCCTGGAAAAAAGAAAGGTCCCAAACCCAAGGAGGTGATAGGGGGTCTTGGGCCCCCgggaaacaagaagaagaatcaGAAGGGTCTACTCAAAGCAGAAGCAGGAGAACTTGACCTCCTTGAGATCCACACCAAACATACACTCAAGAAATTTCAACCTGGCAAGtccaaaaacaagaacaag TTGGAGCTGCCATTAGAAGAGTTTGAAGGGAagttaaataaaagcaaactcAAACTTGTGCTGACCAATGGAAAAATCCAAGG CAAGAAGGAAGGCAACAATAATGGTGCAGGAAGTGCTGGAAACTTCAAACATCTTGCCATGGAGGGATCCAGTCTCTCTGACTTGGAGTCCGAGGATGAGCTGCAAATTGACGAGACCCCTCCTCCACGACGCAAGCTTGCAGGATCtagcaagaagaagaaactaaGCG GTCTTCCTAGGAAGCTGCCCAGAGCTAAACCCTGCTCTGACCCCAATCGCATCAGGGAGCCAGGAGAGGTAGACTTTGACATTGAG GAGGATTACACCACAGATGAAGAAGCACTGGCCGCTCATGGAGTGAAGGGTGGTGCGGGCGGCATTCTGGACTTATTGAAGGCCAGCAAGCAAGTGGCAGGCTTGGACTCTGCAGCACTCAG TGAGGAAGCCCCAGCCTCTCCCAGTACTCGTGATGCCATCCAGGGTATGCTGTCCATGGCTAACCCCCCTTCCTcgtcctcatcttcctcctcctcatctccctTATCTATCTCTGGAGGCCTGACAGAGGGATTAGGGGCCGTCAAGGAGAAGGGTGGCAGGGCTGTATGGGTGACTGGAGGGGTCAAAAAGACTGGAAGTCCTGAGAAGAAACCTGTCATCCAGCGGCCTGGAAAACGGCCAATTAAGCGGCCAGCCCGTCACCTCAGTGATGAAGAGAGTCCAGATGAACAAGAGACTCTGGGAACCTGTTTTAAAGATTCAGACTATG TTTACCCGTCCTTGGAGTCTGATGAGGAGGACCATGCTAACAAGGCTAAGATGAAGCGGAAGAAAAACTGGGATGACACACCTTGGAGCCCGAAAG cTAGGGTGATGCCCACCCTTCCCAAACAGGAGCGACCAGCCAGAGAAGGAGCTAGAGTTGCATCTGTAGAAACTGGCCTTGCAGCAGCTGCCGCCAAATTGGCACAACAA GAGCAGCAAAAACCTGCTAAAAGGAAGTACACCAAAAAGCAGCGTCCTCCTGCTCCTGTAGCTACTCCTCCCCCTGTTCAGACTGAGCCAGCCCCACCCTCCCCACCACCTGCTCCAGAGTCTGCACCAGACTTCAGTCCAGACAGGAGGATGGATTACTACTCTGCCAGTCTGCTGGACCATGAATACACGGCGGGACCAGGACCTTTTGGCCCCGGAGGCCCTAGAGGCAGCGGAGCCATGGCCCCCGGCGTATTCCTCACTTCACGCCGACCTTCCCTGTCTCCGCAAAACAGCAGCTCTCACTCTGGTGCTTCCCCTGCAGGGCCAGCCAGCCAAGGCATAACAGGAGTTGGTCAAG GGAAACGTCCAAAGAAAGGACTTGCAACAGCAAAACAGAGACTTGGAAAAATTCTGAAAATTCACCGCAACGGCAAACTTCTCTTGTGA